A single Armatimonadia bacterium DNA region contains:
- a CDS encoding CoA-binding protein, whose product MTIVEDFLEQEALAVAGVSHSGGGYGVKVWRHLRAKSVQVYALNPKGGVIDGEPIYAGVRELPEMVGGVVTVTPPEATLAIVKDCIKFGIPRVWMQPGSENQDAIKLAEEHGLDVVSGQCLLMA is encoded by the coding sequence ATGACAATCGTCGAGGACTTCCTGGAACAAGAAGCTCTGGCGGTGGCCGGCGTTTCTCATAGTGGCGGCGGCTATGGCGTCAAGGTCTGGCGGCATCTGCGGGCCAAGAGCGTCCAGGTCTACGCCCTCAACCCCAAGGGTGGCGTGATCGATGGCGAACCCATCTACGCCGGGGTTAGGGAGCTGCCCGAAATGGTCGGAGGCGTCGTCACCGTTACGCCGCCCGAGGCCACACTCGCCATCGTAAAGGACTGCATCAAGTTCGGTATCCCGCGCGTCTGGATGCAACCGGGATCGGAGAACCAGGACGCCATCAAGCTGGCCGAGGAACACGGTCTTGACGTGGTCTCGGGCCAGTGTCTGCTCATGGCTTGA
- the alr gene encoding alanine racemase: MRSAWLEIDLSALSHNLKEIRKIVGPQTGIIAISKCNAYGHGAVAVARHALANGCCMAAVALIQEGLELREAGIDAPVLVLGAADPEEAPLYVEHGIHAAVGNLEFARALSAAAAKAGRPGLCHLKIDSGMGRHGVRREDVETFGAALRELPGLAINGVFSHFACSTADCDYTNGQREIFVEAVPKLEKVLGFRIPMHHLANSGGILRHPDSHLDAVRPGALLFGIASRGSGEYYPGARQVMSLKARVVFTKHIHKGESVGYFRTYVAPEDTTTAIVPLGYGDGYPRALSNKAEVLIHGQRCPVVGRISMDCLVVSTGCLGDVQVGDEVVLMGRQGQDVITAGELAEHADTIVQEICSRMSTRLPRVYLESTDQGN, from the coding sequence ACCGCAAACTGGTATCATCGCGATCTCGAAATGCAACGCCTACGGGCATGGCGCCGTCGCAGTAGCCCGCCATGCGCTGGCTAACGGTTGCTGCATGGCGGCCGTCGCCCTGATCCAGGAGGGCCTCGAACTGCGCGAAGCAGGCATCGACGCCCCGGTCCTCGTCCTCGGTGCCGCTGATCCTGAGGAAGCCCCGCTCTACGTCGAGCACGGAATCCATGCCGCCGTCGGCAACCTCGAGTTTGCCCGGGCGCTGTCTGCCGCTGCCGCCAAGGCCGGTCGGCCCGGCCTCTGCCACCTCAAGATCGACAGCGGAATGGGACGCCACGGAGTGCGCCGCGAGGACGTCGAGACCTTCGGTGCCGCCTTGCGCGAGCTGCCCGGCCTCGCTATCAACGGCGTCTTCAGCCACTTCGCCTGCTCCACCGCGGACTGCGACTACACCAACGGCCAGCGCGAGATCTTCGTCGAGGCCGTGCCGAAGCTGGAGAAGGTCCTCGGCTTCCGAATCCCCATGCACCACCTCGCGAACAGCGGTGGAATCCTGCGTCATCCCGATTCACATCTCGATGCGGTTCGCCCCGGTGCACTGCTCTTCGGCATTGCGTCGCGCGGCAGCGGGGAGTACTATCCCGGTGCGCGTCAGGTGATGAGCCTCAAAGCACGCGTGGTTTTCACCAAGCATATCCACAAGGGCGAGAGTGTCGGCTACTTCCGCACCTACGTCGCGCCGGAGGATACCACCACTGCCATCGTCCCGCTGGGCTATGGCGACGGCTATCCCCGGGCGCTGAGCAACAAGGCCGAAGTGCTGATCCACGGACAGCGCTGCCCGGTAGTGGGCCGCATCTCCATGGACTGCCTTGTCGTCAGTACCGGCTGTCTCGGAGACGTGCAGGTCGGCGATGAAGTCGTACTGATGGGACGGCAGGGCCAGGACGTGATCACCGCGGGCGAACTGGCCGAGCATGCCGATACCATCGTCCAGGAGATCTGCTCGCGGATGAGCACCCGCCTGCCGCGCGTCTACCTGGAGAGCACTGACCAGGGGAACTGA